GCATTTCCGAAGATGATATTGTTGATTTCACCGACCGCATCTTGGTTGTCAGGCGTGATTTCGGTTTGTTCTTCCATCAACATTGTCGAGACGACTTCCAGATAGCTGCCTTTATCAAAAGAGATCGTAAGATAGCCTTGGAAAGATTGACTCTTAATATCGATCACTGAAGACACTTCGCCGAGCATGCAATCCTGCGGCGATTTCTGACATACTTTTTCCATTTTCACGTCAGCGATACCGAATTGTTGGAAGACGGTCATCGTCGCTTTGATCATGGCGTTGATAACGCGCACGTCAACAGCATACTTCGTGGCAGCCGCCGTTGTTTTGGCATCGCCGGCTTGACCATTGTGTTCAACGTTAAGGATGCAAATCATCGCCGTAATCAACTCGTCAGGTGTTACGGGTTTTTTAAAAAATTTAGAACTTTGCAAAGACTCTGGCAAATCCGCGAGTTCTCTTTGCGAGATCACGATGATCTCCGCGTCTTGAGTGTTTTTGTAAGTATGGATGCCGTAAACGAAACCG
This region of Bdellovibrio sp. 22V genomic DNA includes:
- a CDS encoding chemotaxis protein CheX; translated protein: MKLRKNILIVDNNSELEQLVKEPLLKKLENSGVSPVVVRAKDGAEAAIKSENQKFDMVLIDTEVPRLMDGGFVYGIHTYKNTQDAEIIVISQRELADLPESLQSSKFFKKPVTPDELITAMICILNVEHNGQAGDAKTTAAATKYAVDVRVINAMIKATMTVFQQFGIADVKMEKVCQKSPQDCMLGEVSSVIDIKSQSFQGYLTISFDKGSYLEVVSTMLMEEQTEITPDNQDAVGEINNIIFGNAKAEITSYGVQMTTPRVVLGANQKVTCPQGSAGMMIPFSTSKGKFFLTVVALPVAKAA